In Strongyloides ratti genome assembly S_ratti_ED321, scaffold srae_chrx_scaffold0000002, a single window of DNA contains:
- a CDS encoding AMP-dependent synthetase/ligase domain-containing protein — MSHSPTDVKRIDKILEKHRPQYLNVVYIPFQIFANPEKKLQLSERTKAIRIDENDPTSPFRHVNSIDKLETEIFENCPTLGHVWDKCCELYEELPCFGTREIITTENEKQADGRMFQKAELGHYEWMCYGEVDDKITNLANAFVLLDLPPKTHIVIFAETRAEWMITAQACFRSGYPVITVYATLGEEAVTYAIKESEGKVLFTTTAHLDTIKKIRKNIDNIEHVIYFEDRFNPSVNDPKKLETIKELKTSFKRCDLWDDFEAMGSGMKRDLEKVKDNDICMIMYTSGTTGNPKGVVLTHKNIIAAVAGQRSVIPIKSTDIYIGYLPLAHILEVCAELVVLSKGCRIGYSSAQTLFDRAPKIKKGTKGDTSVLRPTLMACVPAVMDRIFKAVTDEVSNGSMIFKELFRICYERRRSRYEDGYSSFIMNKLAFNKIKKLLGGKLRVVLSGGAPLNAETQRFMNICFCCPVVQGYGLTETCGGATLADVHDLSTGSVGPPLTCCEIMLREWSEANYSPLNDPPQGEILIHGSNVCEGYYKNPEKTKEEFVIINGKRYFCTGDIGEIRNDGSIKIIDRKKDLIKLSHGEYISLGKVETSLLTNSNIDNICVYGNSHASYLIALIVPNEKNIMKLAEENDITGKSFKEICSDKTVNNILLKVIQDSVKGVLTRVEIPAKIYLCNEPWTPASGLLTEALKLKRKVIENHYKKEIESLYNHN; from the exons ATGAGTCACAGTCCAACAGATGTCAAGAGAATTGATAAAATTCTAGAAAAACATCGTCCACAATATCTAAATGTTGT TTATATACCATTCCAAATTTTTGCTAATCCAGAAAAGAAATTACAACTTTCTGAACGTACAAAG gcTATTCGCATTGATGAAAATGATCCAACTTCTCCATTTAGACATGTAAATAGCATTGACAAATTAGAAACagaaatttttgaaaattgtCCAACACTAGGACATGTTTGGGATAAATGTTGTGAATTATACGAAGAATTACCATGTTTTGGGACTCGTGAAATTATAACAACTGAAAATGAGAAACAAGCTGATGGAAGGATGTTTCAAAAAGCTGAATTGGGTCATTATGAATGGATGTGTTATGGTGAGGTTGATGacaaaataacaaatttgGCAAATGCTTTTGTTTTATTAGATTTACCACCAAAAACACATATAGTTATATTTGCTGAAACTCGTGCTGAATGGATGATTACAGCTCAAGCCTGTTTTCGTAGTGGTTATCCAG ttattaCTGTTTACGCTACACTTGGAGAAGAAGCTGTTACTTATGCTATTAAAGAATCAGAAGGTAAAGTGTTATTTACGACAACTGCTCATTTagatacaataaaaaaaataagaaaaaatattgataacaTTGAAcatgttatttattttgaagaTCGCTTTAATCCTTCAGTCAATGATCCTAAAAAACTAGAAacaataaaagaattaaaaacatCGTTTAAACGTTGTGATCTTTGGGATGATTTTGAAGCCATGGGAAGTGGCATGAAAAGAGATCTTGAAAAAGTTAAGGATAATGATATTTGTATGATAATGTATACTAGTGGAACTACTGGAAATCCAAAAGGTGTTGTTTTAacacataaaaatattattgctGCAGTTGCTGGACAAAGATCAGTAATTCCAATAAAATCAACAGATATTTATATAGGATATTTACCACTTGCTCATATTCTTGAAGTGTGTGCTGAACTTGTTGTATTATCAAAAGGATGTAGAATTGGTTATTCATCTGCTCAAACATTATTTGATCGTGctccaaaaataaaaaaaggcACAAAAGGTGATACATCAGTATTAAGACCAACACTTATGGCATGTGTTCCTGCAGTTATGGATCGTATTTTTAAAGCTGTTACAGATGAAGTATCTAATGGATCTATGATATTTAAAGAACTTTTCCGTATTTGTTATGAACGTAGACGATCTCGTTATGAAGATGGATACTCAAGTTTTATTATGAATAAATTggcttttaataaaattaaaaaacttttggGTGGCAAACTTCGTGTTGTTCTTTCTGGTGGAGCACCACTTAATGCTGAGACACAACGTTTTATGAATATATGCTTTTGTTGTCCTGTTGTTCAAGGTTATGGATTAACTGAAACATGTGGTGGGGCAACTTTAGCTGATGTTCATGATTTATCAACTGGATCTGTTGGACCACCATTGACATGTTGTGAAATTATGCTTCGTGAATGGTCTGAAGCTAATTATAGTCCATTAAATGATCCACCACAAGGGGAAATATTAATTCATGGAAGTAATGTATGTGAaggatattataaaaatcctGAAAAAACAAAGGAAgaatttgtaataataaacgGCAAGCGTTACTTCTGTACTGGAGATATTGGTGAAATTCGTAATGATGGCTCtatcaaaataattgatCGCAAAAAAGatcttataaaattaagtCATGGAGAGTACATATCTCTCGGTAAAGTTGAGACATCTCTTCTTACAAATTCAAATATTGACAATATTTGTGTTTACGGAAACTCTCATGCCTCCTATCTTATTGCACTTATTGTaccaaatgaaaaaaatattatgaaattAGCAGAGGAAAATGATATTACTGGAAAGTCTTTCAAAGAAATTTGTTCTGACAAAAcagttaataatatattattaaaagtaattcaAGATTCTGTTAAAGGAGTACTTACACGTGTTGAAATACCAgctaaaatttatctttgtAATGAACCATGGACACCAGCAAGTGGATTACTAACAGAagcattaaaattaaaacgtAAGGTTATTGAGAATCACTATAAAAAGGAGATTGAATCACTCTATAACCACAATTAa
- a CDS encoding Gamma-interferon-inducible lysosomal thiol reductase, translating to MFYFYDIKLCLFLLLIWIKVSQQICTLPPDFWCESEDIALKCTGSLKYCESYKRNIENNKNKINMKASFEALCSDSMAFVFNRLSNTILSNKESLETVNFEAVPWGLAKRKENGQVQCQHGIKECQFNTLFSCSNSIIENDYNRAKFFSCGMKQIINNVKAKDIINKCGILKSILTKKETELIENCINGNKGIQLQEEAEIITKKILNSPNFVPQILIGDNDKTMDMQIYQLLLKEKPSIWKASLKNIKSGGNKINNCTTPPDFWCSTEKISNECFTNEMCLKYKNEILDKKIDLNILYDPEEPVTQRMISESLKDTFIDNYAYNIQDVFTLKLTPIWNEWNKNDCNNRVTKGCRNIAVYHCISKHIDNLKTSTRLQMCLMNSKLNKDKLAFDSLNDDCRKKFFNLPLPIKNTILKCTHGQNYNSLIMEYEKFISTITPDKMTKEPWLLINSYSLSNAQNYLPILDKMMCIWYNGKNHDRQFCGRCEYEESRC from the exons atgttttacttttatgatattaaattatgtctttttttattgttaatatgGATAAAAGTTTCTCAACAAATATGTACATTACCACCAGATTTTTGGTGTGAATCAGAAGATATTGCATTAAAATGTACTggatcattaaaatattgtgaAAGTTACAAAAGAaacattgaaaataataaaaataaaattaatatgaaaGCTTCTTTTGAAGCTTTGTGTTCTGATTCAATGGCATTTGTTTTCAATCGCCTTAGtaatacaattttatcaaataaagaATCATTAGAAACTGTTAATTTTGAAGCTGTACCATGGGGATTAGCAAAAAGGAAGG aaaatggACAAGTTCAATGTCAACATGGAATCAAAGAATGCCAATTTAATACACTATTCTCATGTTCTAATAGTATTATagaaaatgattataatagagcaaaatttttttcatgtggaatgaaacaaattattaataatgttaaggcaaaagatattattaataaatgtggaatattaaaaagtatactaacaaaaaaagaaacagaattaattgaaaattgtATTAATGGTAATAAAGGTATTCAACTTCAAGAAGAAGCtgaaattattacaaaaaaaatattgaattcACCTAATTTTGTACcacaaattttaattggTGATAATGATAAGACAATGGATATgcaaatttatcaattattacTTAAAGAAAAACCATCAATTTGGAAGGCATCATTAAAG aatataaaaagtggaggaaataaaattaataattgtacAACACCTCCTGATTTCTGGTGTTCAACTGAAAAAATATCTAATGAATGCTTTACAAATGAAAtgtgtttaaaatataaaaatgagatattagataaaaaaattgatttaaatattttatatgatcCAGAAGAACCAGTTACACAAAGAATGATTTCAGAATCATTGAAAGATacatttattgataattatgCTTATAATATTCAAGACGTTTTTACACTAAAATTAACCCCAATATGGAATGAATGgaataaaaatgattgtaATAATCGTGTAACAAAAGGATGTCGTAATATTGCTGTTTACCATTGTATTTCAAAACATATAGATAATTTGAAAACATCTACAAGATTACAGATGTGTTTAATGAACTCAAAATtgaataaagataaattggcatttgattcattaaatgatgattgtagaaaaaaattttttaatcttcctttaccaattaaaaatacaatact aaaatgtACACATGGTCAGAATTATAATTCTCTTATTATggaatatgaaaaatttattagtaCAATTACACCAGATAAAATGACAAAAGAACCTTGGTTATTAATTAACAGTTATAGTCTTAGTAATgcacaaaattatttaccaATTCTTGATAAAATGATGTGTATTTGGTATAATGGAAAAAATCATGATAGACAATTTTGTGGACGTTGTGAATATGAAGAATCAAgatgttaa
- a CDS encoding CYTH-like domain-containing protein, translated as MDNLLFDNTIRFVKVRAPVDNVETMESMIFKFTESLGRRSQIETIYFNTFNGVLKIRQYRNADNYGELISYTKAPSKSRKCVGEMKYATLENCIETTSVLSYALGEKTGINILRRQFEKDCIIINLDFVEGLGHFMSLKYILDKDKNISDEEAFKIITDIMKKHFNYVKKDFLPVSTYVDLLKCNGLPDSDYDEDHTSDSS; from the exons ATGgataatttactttttgaCAATACAATACGATTTGTTAAGGTTCGTGCACCTGTTGATAATGTTGAAACAATGGAATCAATGATTTTCAAGTTTACTGAAAGTTTAGGACGTCGTAGTCAAATtgaaacaatttattttaatacttttaatggTGTTCTTAAAATTCGCCAATACAGAAATGCTGATAATTATGGTGAATTAATTTCTTATACAAAAGCACCAAGTAAGTCAAGAAAATGTGTAGGAGAGATGAAGTATGCTACACTAGAAAATTGTATTGAAACAACG tCCGTACTTTCATATGCTTTAGGAGAAAAAACTggaattaatatattaagaaGACAATTTGAGAAAGattgtattataattaatttagatTTTGTTGAAGGTTTAGGACATTTTATgagtttaaaatatattttggataaagataaaaatatttctgatGAAGAagcatttaaaataataactgATATTATGAAGAAACATTTTAACTATGTGAAGAAAGATTTTTTACCAGTTAGTACTTATGTAGATCTCTTGAAATGTAATGGTTTACCTGATAGTGATTATGATGAAGATCATACCAGTGATTCatcataa